One uncultured Caproiciproducens sp. DNA segment encodes these proteins:
- a CDS encoding O-acetylhomoserine aminocarboxypropyltransferase/cysteine synthase family protein — MSERKYKFETIQVHAGQEKPDSATDSRAVPIYQTTSFVFKDSAQAAARFGLTEGGNVYGRLMNPTADVFEQRIAALEGGVAALATASGAAAITYAIENIAHAGDHIVSANTIYGGTYNLLEHTLAAFGITTTFVDPDVEGSFEKAIQPNTKAIFIETLGNPNSSVIDIDAVAVIAHKNGIPLIVDNTFATPYLLRPIEHGADVVVHSATKFIGGHGSSLGGVIVDSGTFDWAASGKFPWLSEPDPSYHGISFTKDVGAAAYVTRIRVILLRDTGATISPFNSFLLLQGLETLSLRVERHIENALKVVDFLTKHPKVERVNHPALPDSKYNSLYNRYFPNGAGSIFTFEIKGGAKEARDFIDRLEIFSLLANVADVKSLVIHPASTTHSQMSESELLQSGIKPNTVRLSIGTEHIDDILYDLQQALA; from the coding sequence ATGAGTGAGAGAAAATATAAATTTGAAACGATACAGGTGCACGCAGGTCAGGAGAAACCGGATTCCGCAACAGATTCAAGAGCCGTTCCGATTTACCAGACGACCTCTTTTGTATTCAAGGATTCCGCGCAGGCCGCGGCCCGTTTTGGTCTGACCGAAGGCGGCAATGTTTACGGCAGACTGATGAACCCGACCGCCGATGTGTTTGAGCAGCGTATTGCAGCTCTGGAAGGCGGCGTCGCCGCACTGGCCACCGCGTCCGGCGCGGCAGCCATTACGTATGCAATCGAAAATATCGCTCACGCGGGCGACCATATTGTTTCAGCCAATACCATTTACGGCGGAACCTACAATCTGCTGGAACATACGCTCGCCGCTTTCGGCATCACCACAACTTTTGTCGATCCGGACGTTGAGGGCAGCTTTGAAAAAGCGATTCAGCCGAACACGAAAGCGATTTTTATTGAAACGCTCGGCAACCCGAATTCCAGCGTGATCGACATAGACGCGGTCGCCGTTATCGCTCACAAAAACGGAATTCCCCTAATTGTAGACAATACTTTTGCAACGCCGTACCTTCTGCGCCCCATTGAGCACGGTGCAGACGTAGTTGTGCATTCCGCCACAAAGTTTATCGGCGGACACGGCTCTTCCCTCGGCGGAGTGATCGTTGATTCCGGCACATTCGACTGGGCGGCCTCCGGTAAATTCCCGTGGCTGAGCGAGCCGGACCCGAGCTACCACGGCATTAGCTTTACAAAAGACGTCGGCGCGGCGGCATATGTGACCAGAATCCGCGTCATCCTGTTAAGAGACACCGGCGCGACCATCAGCCCGTTCAACTCCTTCCTGCTTTTACAGGGCCTTGAAACCCTCTCCCTGCGTGTAGAGCGTCATATTGAGAACGCTCTAAAGGTAGTGGATTTCCTCACAAAACATCCAAAGGTGGAACGTGTTAATCATCCCGCCTTACCCGACAGCAAATACAACTCTTTATATAATCGGTATTTTCCCAACGGCGCCGGCTCTATATTTACTTTTGAAATCAAGGGCGGCGCAAAGGAAGCAAGAGACTTTATTGACCGGTTGGAAATATTCTCTCTGCTGGCCAACGTGGCCGACGTAAAATCACTGGTCATTCATCCGGCGAGCACAACGCACTCCCAGATGAGCGAAAGCGAGCTTTTACAGTCCGGGATCAAGCCGAACACAGTCCGCCTTTCCATCGGCACCGAGCACATCGACGATATTCTCTACGATTTACAACAGGCATTAGCATAA
- a CDS encoding DUF554 domain-containing protein encodes MLGTVVNVLAIVAGTVLGLILKSGIRQNYRETIMDAVALSVLLIGMMSAIKTNDLLLLIFSLVIGCIIGEALKIEDRLAGLGQLIESKTSSSDGSVAKAFVTSSLLFCVGSMAIVGSIESGLTGNHQTLFAKAVLDGIVSIFLSSTMGFGVIFSAAAVFVYQGIITLLSSSLKAFLTEEMIREISAIGGVLIMAIGLNLLKIKKIKVGNMLPAILLPFLYYFIKKAIGMA; translated from the coding sequence ATGTTGGGAACCGTCGTAAACGTGCTCGCAATCGTAGCCGGAACTGTTTTGGGACTAATCCTAAAAAGCGGTATCCGTCAAAACTATCGCGAAACCATTATGGACGCGGTCGCGTTGTCTGTTCTGCTCATCGGCATGATGAGTGCCATTAAAACAAATGATCTTCTGCTGTTGATCTTCAGCCTTGTCATCGGCTGCATCATCGGCGAGGCACTGAAAATCGAAGACAGGCTCGCGGGCCTCGGCCAACTGATTGAAAGCAAAACCTCAAGCTCGGACGGAAGTGTTGCCAAAGCATTTGTGACTTCAAGCCTTTTATTCTGCGTGGGCTCCATGGCGATTGTCGGCTCTATTGAAAGCGGACTGACCGGCAACCATCAAACGCTTTTTGCCAAAGCGGTGCTGGACGGGATCGTGTCCATTTTTCTCAGTTCAACGATGGGCTTCGGCGTGATTTTTTCCGCTGCCGCCGTTTTCGTCTATCAGGGAATCATTACTCTTTTGTCCTCTTCGCTCAAGGCTTTTTTGACCGAAGAAATGATTCGGGAAATTTCGGCGATCGGCGGCGTTCTGATTATGGCAATCGGACTGAATTTGCTGAAAATTAAAAAAATAAAGGTCGGCAATATGCTGCCGGCCATCCTGCTGCCTTTTCTGTATTATTTTATTAAAAAAGCGATTGGCATGGCGTAA
- a CDS encoding TIGR01212 family radical SAM protein (This family includes YhcC from E. coli K-12, an uncharacterized radical SAM protein.) translates to MKSPFLYSNDNKRYHTLSYHLKNRFDRRVFKAVIDAGFTCPNLDGTRGTGGCTYCLFGSGDFTHGAGRSAAEQVRMELERVREKKPDADVVAYFQAHTNTYAPLPQLRELYESVLEIDGVCGISIATRADALEPETMDYLSGLSQKTYLTVELGLQTIHDSTAVKINRGHTYAEFVEALRALKSRGIRVCVHIINGLPGETVEMMLDTARTVGALRADAIKIHLLQIMRGTAMERQFADGEVVPMTREGYINAVCSQLEVLPPEMVVERITGDGAHDKLIAPRWGVDKIAVLGGIDRALVQKDTWQGKLHSFYDSDFG, encoded by the coding sequence TTGAAAAGTCCGTTTTTGTATTCCAATGATAATAAACGCTATCATACCCTGAGTTATCATCTAAAAAACCGGTTTGACCGGCGGGTTTTTAAAGCGGTGATCGACGCGGGATTTACCTGCCCCAATCTGGACGGGACAAGGGGGACCGGCGGCTGCACCTATTGTCTTTTCGGCAGCGGGGATTTTACGCACGGGGCAGGCAGGAGCGCTGCCGAACAGGTGAGGATGGAGCTGGAAAGGGTGCGCGAAAAGAAGCCCGATGCGGACGTCGTTGCTTACTTTCAGGCGCATACCAACACCTACGCGCCTCTTCCACAGCTCCGTGAACTGTATGAGTCTGTGTTGGAAATTGACGGCGTGTGCGGAATCAGCATCGCTACGCGCGCGGACGCGCTTGAACCGGAAACGATGGATTATCTGTCCGGGCTGTCACAGAAAACGTATCTTACGGTGGAACTGGGTTTGCAGACTATCCATGATTCTACTGCCGTAAAAATCAACCGCGGGCACACGTACGCAGAATTCGTGGAAGCCTTACGGGCGTTGAAATCGCGCGGTATCCGTGTCTGCGTGCACATTATCAACGGACTTCCGGGAGAAACCGTCGAAATGATGCTGGATACCGCGCGAACCGTCGGCGCTCTGAGGGCGGACGCGATTAAGATTCATCTCTTGCAGATTATGAGAGGTACGGCCATGGAGCGCCAGTTCGCGGACGGCGAAGTTGTGCCGATGACCAGAGAGGGTTATATTAATGCCGTCTGCTCGCAGCTAGAGGTCTTGCCGCCCGAGATGGTCGTCGAGCGGATCACAGGCGACGGTGCTCACGACAAGCTGATTGCGCCGCGGTGGGGTGTGGACAAAATCGCCGTCCTCGGCGGAATCGACCGCGCTCTTGTCCAGAAAGACACTTGGCAGGGAAAACTGCATTCTTTTTATGATTCGGATTTTGGATAG
- a CDS encoding mechanosensitive ion channel family protein: MGFSLEKYGQQIMLLLESSLPKLIGALLILGIGWWLSNQAVRLMFRAMSHSKTDTGLVTFISSLTRALLKIIVCITAAAQLGMNVSSIIAALGAAGLAIGLALKDNMANIACGAQIIFTKPFRVGDYIAYENTEGTVERIETMFTTLRTFDNKEVVIPNSKITSAVIINYSAMATRRLDLKYSVGYGEDLAVVKRLLADLTENNPMALKDPEPLIVVGEHRESGVIVEVRVWCNTGDYLALYFDMQEKVKLAFDEAGIRIPYNQLDVHMKPLLNNEETGS; encoded by the coding sequence ATGGGATTCAGCCTTGAAAAATACGGACAGCAGATTATGCTTTTATTGGAATCGTCCCTGCCTAAATTGATCGGTGCGCTGCTGATTTTGGGAATCGGCTGGTGGCTTAGCAACCAGGCGGTCAGACTGATGTTCCGCGCAATGTCGCACTCAAAAACAGATACGGGTCTCGTCACTTTCATTAGCTCCCTCACCAGAGCGTTGCTGAAAATCATTGTATGCATTACGGCGGCGGCTCAGCTTGGCATGAATGTCAGCTCCATTATTGCGGCTCTGGGGGCAGCGGGTCTGGCCATCGGACTTGCGTTAAAGGACAATATGGCGAACATTGCCTGCGGGGCGCAGATCATTTTTACCAAGCCGTTCCGCGTCGGGGATTACATTGCCTATGAAAATACGGAGGGAACCGTAGAGCGGATTGAGACGATGTTCACCACACTGAGAACATTCGATAATAAAGAAGTCGTCATTCCCAATTCCAAAATTACTTCCGCTGTGATCATCAACTATTCCGCCATGGCGACCCGCCGTCTTGACTTGAAGTATTCCGTCGGTTATGGTGAGGACCTTGCCGTGGTAAAACGATTGCTTGCAGACCTGACCGAAAATAATCCCATGGCGCTGAAAGATCCCGAACCGCTGATTGTTGTCGGGGAACACAGGGAAAGCGGCGTAATTGTGGAAGTAAGGGTGTGGTGCAACACCGGGGACTATCTTGCACTGTATTTTGACATGCAGGAAAAAGTGAAGCTTGCGTTTGACGAAGCAGGTATCCGTATCCCGTACAATCAACTCGATGTTCATATGAAGCCATTATTAAATAATGAAGAGACCGGCTCATAA
- a CDS encoding L-lactate dehydrogenase, which yields MIINKSKVVIVGAGAVGSSTAFSLVTQGVCDDVVLTDINQEKAVGEAMDLQHCIEYLNRNVRVSAGTYKDCGDADIVVITASAPYIQGQNRLDMLGASEKIIKSIVDPIMQSGFDGVFVVISNPVDIISYYIYKLSGLPKNQIIGTGTALDTARLKCLIAKKIDVDPRSVHCTVMGEHGDSQMVPWSRVTVGGKDFFNIIADNQERLKGADLKQMVRETANAGWEILHRKGNTNYGIATTAAGIIKSILHNESNIIPVSTLLCGEYGENDVFAGVPAVLGRNGVKEVVEVRMTDEELLEFKQSVALIREFSIQL from the coding sequence ATGATTATAAACAAAAGTAAAGTTGTGATCGTAGGAGCAGGAGCGGTCGGCTCTTCAACCGCATTCAGTCTGGTAACGCAGGGAGTGTGCGATGATGTGGTTCTAACGGATATTAATCAGGAAAAAGCAGTAGGGGAAGCAATGGATTTGCAGCACTGTATCGAGTACCTGAACCGCAATGTCAGAGTAAGCGCCGGCACCTACAAAGACTGCGGAGATGCCGATATTGTTGTGATCACCGCCTCCGCTCCCTATATCCAAGGGCAAAACCGTCTGGACATGCTGGGAGCAAGCGAAAAGATTATCAAAAGCATCGTCGATCCCATTATGCAGAGCGGCTTTGACGGTGTATTTGTCGTTATATCCAATCCGGTGGATATTATTTCTTATTATATCTATAAACTTTCCGGTCTGCCGAAAAATCAAATCATCGGAACCGGCACGGCGCTTGACACCGCACGGCTGAAATGCCTGATCGCGAAAAAAATTGACGTTGACCCCAGAAGCGTGCACTGCACGGTCATGGGCGAACACGGCGATTCCCAAATGGTTCCATGGAGCCGCGTCACCGTTGGGGGCAAGGATTTTTTCAATATTATCGCCGACAATCAGGAGCGCCTGAAAGGCGCTGACCTGAAGCAGATGGTGCGTGAAACGGCCAACGCCGGCTGGGAAATCCTGCACCGGAAGGGCAACACCAATTACGGAATCGCCACAACGGCTGCCGGAATCATCAAAAGCATTCTCCATAACGAAAGCAATATTATCCCTGTTTCCACGTTGCTCTGCGGCGAATACGGTGAAAATGACGTATTCGCGGGGGTCCCGGCCGTATTGGGCAGAAACGGCGTGAAAGAGGTTGTAGAAGTGCGTATGACCGACGAAGAGCTTCTTGAGTTTAAGCAGTCCGTCGCGCTCATACGGGAATTCAGCATTCAGCTGTAA
- a CDS encoding class I SAM-dependent rRNA methyltransferase, which translates to MKQSRMYPKIILTRKAENSIQAGHPWVYNTEILKIEGAYENGGLVDVFSIREKYLGTGFINDHSKIRIRLISRSANDVFNEAFFERRLRYAWDYRKTVMGNDSSSCRIIFGESDLFPGLTVDRFNNILVAQTLSLGMEKLKPVLFPLLCKILEENGQKIDGVYERNDVAIRELEGMEQNKGFFPIAGLETPQTTQTTMTENGIEYAVDFENGQKTGFFLDQKYNRQAVAKLSRGKRVLDCFTHTGSFALNAAKGGAERVHAVDISADAVAMAEENAKRNNLQRNMTFQTANVFDLLPTIPCGTKDGYDLIVLDPPAFTKSRQTVDHAMKGYKEINLRAMKLLPRGGYLATCSCSHFLTEDLFCGMLRSAAFDAQVTLRQIEARQQSPDHPILWGVPETSYLKFYIFQIT; encoded by the coding sequence ATGAAGCAAAGCAGAATGTACCCAAAGATCATTTTAACCCGCAAAGCAGAAAACAGTATTCAGGCAGGACATCCGTGGGTTTACAATACGGAAATTCTCAAAATTGAAGGCGCGTATGAAAACGGCGGACTGGTGGATGTGTTCAGCATACGCGAAAAATATCTCGGCACCGGATTTATCAACGACCATTCCAAAATCAGAATCCGGCTGATCTCCCGCAGCGCGAACGATGTATTTAACGAAGCTTTTTTTGAGCGGCGTCTCAGATACGCATGGGATTACCGCAAAACCGTTATGGGAAACGACAGTTCAAGCTGCAGAATCATCTTCGGCGAGTCGGATCTTTTCCCCGGACTGACTGTGGATCGCTTTAACAATATTCTGGTCGCACAGACGCTTTCACTCGGTATGGAAAAACTGAAGCCCGTGCTCTTTCCCCTGCTGTGCAAAATCCTGGAAGAGAACGGGCAAAAAATCGACGGCGTATACGAGCGCAACGACGTTGCCATCCGCGAACTGGAAGGAATGGAGCAAAATAAAGGCTTCTTCCCCATCGCCGGACTTGAAACGCCGCAAACAACGCAAACAACCATGACGGAAAATGGAATCGAATATGCCGTCGACTTTGAGAACGGCCAGAAAACCGGATTTTTCCTTGATCAAAAATACAATCGGCAGGCGGTAGCGAAACTCAGCCGAGGAAAAAGAGTGCTGGACTGCTTTACACATACCGGCTCTTTTGCCTTAAATGCGGCGAAAGGCGGAGCAGAACGCGTTCACGCGGTGGATATTTCCGCTGACGCGGTCGCCATGGCGGAGGAAAACGCCAAACGCAACAATTTACAGAGAAATATGACCTTTCAGACCGCAAATGTGTTTGACCTTCTGCCGACAATACCGTGCGGAACGAAGGACGGTTATGACTTGATTGTGCTTGACCCTCCGGCTTTCACCAAATCGCGCCAGACCGTTGACCACGCGATGAAGGGATATAAAGAGATTAACCTGCGCGCCATGAAGCTGCTGCCGCGCGGCGGATACCTTGCAACCTGCTCCTGCTCGCATTTCTTGACGGAAGATCTTTTCTGCGGCATGCTCCGCAGCGCGGCGTTTGACGCGCAGGTGACGCTCCGGCAGATAGAAGCGCGCCAGCAGTCGCCCGATCACCCCATTCTTTGGGGCGTACCGGAAACCAGTTACCTCAAATTTTATATTTTCCAGATAACCTGA
- the mltG gene encoding endolytic transglycosylase MltG, which yields MKKYLAILIALAVCFSFSACSKSDSSSIVSSQVNSNESSTVSETGSSVSDTSGCSANSNTTSSGASSTGSAQSTVPGKQSTGSASTSQPEKTKTVRIVIPEGFTLSQIGDRLEANGVCKKAALLSTANSYDFSYYSLIGKLSSNANRCYKLEGYLFPDTYEFYENMKPQDALGKMLKNAEGKIGSSYSYAGMSTDQIVTLASIIEKESGNVNEMAKVSSVFHNRLKAGMRLQADVTVLYVEKYLKPNLTGDKNRYNSYYNTQKCPALPAGAICNPGKAALNAAVNPADTDYFYFAADSSGNYYYAKTYDEHKQNLAKAGIIEGGSMQ from the coding sequence ATGAAAAAATATCTTGCAATACTGATTGCTTTGGCAGTCTGTTTTTCTTTTTCCGCCTGTTCAAAAAGTGACAGCAGCAGTATCGTGTCAAGTCAGGTGAACAGTAATGAAAGCAGTACTGTCAGCGAAACAGGTTCTTCCGTATCGGATACATCCGGCTGTTCGGCCAACAGCAATACAACCTCTTCCGGCGCTTCCTCCACGGGTTCGGCACAGAGTACAGTTCCCGGCAAACAGAGCACCGGTTCGGCTTCCACTTCTCAGCCGGAAAAAACTAAAACCGTGCGCATCGTCATACCGGAGGGTTTTACATTGTCCCAGATTGGCGACAGGCTGGAAGCGAACGGCGTATGTAAAAAAGCCGCCCTGCTAAGCACGGCAAATTCCTATGATTTTAGCTATTATTCGCTGATCGGGAAATTGAGTTCCAACGCAAACCGCTGTTACAAATTAGAGGGGTACCTCTTCCCCGATACATATGAATTTTACGAAAACATGAAGCCGCAGGACGCTCTTGGCAAAATGCTGAAAAACGCGGAGGGTAAAATCGGCAGCAGTTACAGCTACGCGGGAATGTCCACCGACCAAATCGTCACTCTCGCTTCCATCATTGAAAAGGAATCGGGCAATGTGAATGAAATGGCAAAGGTGTCGTCCGTCTTTCACAACAGGCTGAAAGCCGGCATGCGGCTGCAGGCCGACGTAACGGTTCTTTATGTGGAAAAATACTTAAAGCCGAATCTCACTGGGGATAAAAACCGCTATAACTCATACTATAATACCCAGAAATGCCCCGCCCTGCCGGCAGGCGCCATCTGCAACCCCGGAAAAGCCGCTTTGAACGCCGCAGTCAATCCGGCCGACACGGATTACTTTTACTTTGCCGCCGATTCAAGCGGGAATTACTACTATGCAAAGACGTATGACGAGCATAAGCAAAACCTAGCCAAAGCGGGCATCATTGAGGGCGGAAGCATGCAGTAG
- a CDS encoding MBL fold metallo-hydrolase → MKAEIRYLYNSGFTLKTDRHLFIFDYYLDSPKGCGPDKGVIDPEEITDLNVVVFVSHSHPDHYSPRIFSWRKTVGQIRYVLSDDIKTSEDVIKVSPGSEYNFGDFRVRTLESTDIGVAFVIMADGLCIYHAGDLNDWYWDGEPDEDNREMTRRYREQIDLLKNEDIDVAFVPVDPRLEENYLRGLDYFMKTVGAELVVPMHFSDNTSIFEELKSDRRADSYRDKIAFYSQRGDVIPYPKSES, encoded by the coding sequence ATGAAAGCCGAAATCAGATACTTGTACAACAGCGGATTTACATTAAAAACAGACAGACATCTTTTTATCTTCGACTATTATCTTGACTCGCCAAAAGGCTGCGGGCCGGATAAAGGCGTGATCGACCCCGAGGAAATAACGGATTTGAATGTCGTCGTCTTTGTTTCGCACAGCCACCCCGACCATTACAGTCCAAGAATTTTCAGCTGGCGCAAAACTGTCGGCCAAATCCGTTATGTGCTCTCCGATGATATTAAAACTTCCGAAGATGTAATAAAAGTCAGCCCCGGCAGCGAATACAACTTTGGCGACTTTCGCGTGCGCACACTGGAATCGACTGATATCGGCGTAGCTTTTGTCATCATGGCGGACGGTCTGTGCATCTATCACGCCGGTGATCTGAACGACTGGTACTGGGACGGGGAACCCGATGAGGACAACCGTGAAATGACGCGCCGCTACCGTGAACAAATTGACCTGTTGAAAAATGAAGATATCGACGTTGCATTTGTTCCGGTTGACCCCAGACTGGAAGAAAATTATCTGCGCGGCCTTGACTATTTTATGAAAACAGTGGGTGCGGAACTTGTTGTTCCGATGCACTTCAGCGATAACACTTCTATTTTCGAAGAACTGAAATCCGACCGCCGCGCGGACAGTTACCGCGATAAAATTGCTTTCTATTCTCAAAGGGGAGATGTAATTCCCTATCCAAAATCCGAATCATAA